The DNA window TCTACGAAACCTTCCCCGGCTGGAAGCAGGACATCTCGCAAGTCCGCCGCTGGGAAGACCTGCCGCCTGAAGCGAAGTCGTATGTGCAGGCTCTCGAAAAGCTGGTCGGAGCGCCGATTCGGATGGTTAGCGTGGGACCGGAACGGACAGCTACGCTGATCCGTTGAGATTCCCGGGATCGCGGATTTCCATCTCCCCTGCGAGAGCATAAGAAGCTGCGGCTTCGTGGTCTCACTGGTGAACGTCAATTAACGCACAACGATCCCGTCGGCATCGTATAGTTTAAAGAGCTGGCGCAAGGTCTCCTGGGGATTGCAGGGCCTTCGCGCCGATGTACATTGGTCGCGGACAACCACGGGCGGTGGTAGGCGAGGAACCGGGAGTCTTCGCGCATGAGCAGAGATGGACTGTCAGACGGGCCGTTTGCCTCGATTGGGGTGCCTTACAGCGTCGAGTTCTTGTACCCACAGTCCCCGCCGCTGGACGCCGATCTTCTTTCGAAACGAGTCCGTAATTTCTGTCCACAGGCCGAGGCCGCCGACTCCGGCGGCAGGCCGCCAATCCTGATCTCCCACAAAGACCACCCTGTACCGATCGAGATGCACGCCGACGGCGGACCGACCTCCGTGCCCGCGCGCACTGTCGTCATGCCGAGTGAGGCGGTGGTCAACGTGGGCTCGCTGCATGAATCCCTGTCGCAAACGCGCGACTGGGATGCGGCGGTCGAAGCACTTGCCATGTCGACCCGGCGCGTTGTTGTGTCCGATCTGCTGGCCAAAGACCTGCCTGCCCGCGAGCGGCTTGCATTGTTTGAAGCAGTCGTCCTCGGCATCATCGAAGCCGCACGTCCCGTCGCGATCCATTGGAAACCCGCCGGCAAACTGGTTGATCCCGCGGCACTGCTCAAGGCATCGGGTTCGAACAGCGTCGATGCGTTGCCTCAGGCCGCGATCAACGTTCGCATGTTTCGAATTGCCCGCAGCGACGATGACCTGTTGATGGACACGCTGGGGCTGGCGTCACTCGGATTGCCGGATATGCAGGTGCTCTTCCACGGGATGGAGCCGTCGCGCGTCGCGGCGCATCTGTATGCCGTCGCGCTCTACACACTTCGTAATGGAGCACTGGTGGACGAAGGTGAAACGATCGAAGGTCCCACCCGTGGCACGGAGTGGACGGCGCGACGCGGCAAAGCACTGGTCGAACCGGCGCGGCCGGTGTTCGACTTCGATCCCGGGCCGGATTACTCGGTGCATGCTGCATGATAGCGGCTGAGCTGCCGCGACTCTTAACCGTTGCGCAGGAACCAGTTTTTGCAATACGTGTCGGATTTGAAGAACTTGAGAAGCGTCTCGGCGACCTTCTGTCGGCCATTGTTGCTGGGATGTGTGCCGTCCGGGCCCAGGTCGTCCGCCTGGTAGATTAACCCGTCGGCTTTACGCCCCTTCGTGCCGTCGGCCCAGAGATACGCACCCCAGACAGCCACGGGTGCAATCACTTCCCCTTTGCCAGGATCGCAATTCAATTCAGGGTCGCCGACCGCCTGCTTGGCGATCGCCCATTGCACGGAAAACGCCCCTTCATAGGCGAAGGGCTCGGGGTTCAGAGCGGACTTGGCGTACCCGGCATAGATCCGACTGCTGAGGAACGCGAGTTTCAGGTTCGGATAACGCTTCCTGGCGGCGCGCAGAATGTTTTCGAGATCGTCCTGCAACACCTTGGCATGTTGCGGAAAGGCACCAAGCGTTCCCGGGCCCTTGCGTGCCTGCTTGATCCAAACGG is part of the Humisphaera borealis genome and encodes:
- a CDS encoding DUF4261 domain-containing protein; protein product: MHADGGPTSVPARTVVMPSEAVVNVGSLHESLSQTRDWDAAVEALAMSTRRVVVSDLLAKDLPARERLALFEAVVLGIIEAARPVAIHWKPAGKLVDPAALLKASGSNSVDALPQAAINVRMFRIARSDDDLLMDTLGLASLGLPDMQVLFHGMEPSRVAAHLYAVALYTLRNGALVDEGETIEGPTRGTEWTARRGKALVEPARPVFDFDPGPDYSVHAA